The Actinomycetota bacterium genome includes a region encoding these proteins:
- a CDS encoding DEAD/DEAH box helicase, with amino-acid sequence MKLPFADLGVPTDLVERLTADGITDPFPIQTLTLADALAGRDLCGRAPTGAGKTLAFAIPLAALAGRARSGRPRALVLVPTRELAAQVAEAVRPLAEVRQRRVATFYGGTDLRRDLRHLARGVDIIVATPGRLADLVRRNNCDLSDVDLVVVDEADRMADMGFLPEVKRLLDRTSNRRQTLLFSATLDGDVDELVRRYQNEPVRRHVEPEEDLSDVRHVFWLTERHDRRGLTADIVRRSGPAIVFTRTKHGADRLAKQLSQAGISTAAIHGDRNQRQRERALADFTEGRVTTLVATDVAARGIHVDAVGVVIHYDLPRTDKDYLHRSGRTGRAGAAGLVVSLVAGEQRGTVDRLQRTLQLPRGLHQLDLDLITTGAQPAPSTSREGQSHQRVGRDRTTSTPRRRSNSNRTRGGARGPRRRSARS; translated from the coding sequence TTGAAGCTTCCCTTCGCCGATCTCGGCGTCCCCACCGATCTCGTCGAGCGACTCACCGCCGACGGCATCACCGACCCCTTCCCGATCCAGACCCTGACCCTCGCCGACGCCTTGGCGGGTCGCGACCTGTGTGGGCGCGCCCCGACGGGTGCCGGCAAGACACTGGCGTTCGCGATCCCGTTGGCGGCGCTCGCCGGCCGGGCGCGGTCGGGCCGGCCACGTGCGCTGGTGCTCGTGCCCACGCGTGAGCTCGCGGCGCAGGTCGCCGAGGCCGTCCGGCCGCTCGCCGAGGTCCGGCAGCGTCGGGTCGCCACCTTCTACGGTGGCACCGACCTCCGTCGGGACCTGCGGCACCTCGCACGGGGCGTCGACATCATCGTTGCCACGCCCGGCCGTCTCGCCGATCTCGTGCGGCGCAACAACTGCGACCTGAGCGACGTCGACCTGGTGGTCGTCGACGAGGCCGACCGTATGGCCGACATGGGCTTCCTACCCGAGGTCAAGCGACTCCTCGATCGCACCTCGAACCGGCGTCAGACCCTTCTGTTCTCGGCGACCCTCGATGGTGATGTCGACGAGCTGGTGCGTCGCTACCAGAACGAGCCGGTGCGCCGACACGTCGAGCCGGAAGAGGATCTATCCGACGTGCGCCACGTGTTCTGGCTCACCGAGCGCCACGACCGCCGGGGACTGACGGCCGACATCGTGCGCCGGTCGGGTCCGGCGATCGTGTTCACCCGCACCAAGCACGGGGCGGATCGGCTCGCTAAGCAGCTGAGCCAGGCCGGCATCTCCACCGCAGCGATCCACGGTGACCGCAACCAGCGCCAGCGCGAGCGCGCGCTGGCCGACTTCACCGAGGGACGCGTCACCACGCTGGTGGCCACCGACGTCGCAGCCCGGGGCATCCACGTGGACGCCGTTGGGGTCGTGATCCACTACGACCTACCCCGCACGGACAAGGACTACCTCCACCGCTCCGGTCGTACCGGCCGGGCCGGGGCGGCCGGCCTCGTCGTCTCGCTCGTCGCCGGAGAGCAGCGTGGGACCGTCGACCGCCTCCAGCGGACGCTGCAGCTGCCTCGTGGTCTGCACCAGCTCGACCTCGACCTGATCACGACCGGTGCGCAGCCGGCTCCGTCCACGAGCCGCGAAGGTCAGAGCCACCAGCGAGTGGGCCGCGACCGCACGACCTCGACGCCACGGCGCCGGAGCAACTCCAACCGGACACGAGGTGGCGCCCGAGGTCCGCGACGTCGGAGCGCCCGTTCCTGA
- a CDS encoding fibronectin type III domain-containing protein, which produces MRSFSSLAALGVVLVATLAPTSPAPDRDTEPPEIVAVGAPAATTLRAGEVLEFSVDVRGDADPSIAAVFEDPYGREWTAIWDWTDHSGDVSEGSAKVYIGQHTPPGRYEFVRIVTYDVNDNGASYHRDGTVTYHPSGASGSHGFTLPGFEVDNPTADTEAPQLHDVTLASSTQIEVGDLVAFEWDASDGGGAGLDRTTFTLRDARGGTVSVSGRDPSMLARRHSTEVWRAGEYVVDNVQVVDHAWNTATYHRDGTVTTEPGGATSMHDLDLASISIELSNPDEDVTAPRLVRVEPPSDRSVRWRTLVEFTIDADDGNGLGLWWGDFELTGPGGLTLTTFRDSEGRWLAFPYDAYPPGLYRVTSVTLVDGADNRATYHTSGAVTPEPAGIEAPANHAIDLSHAVIALGVPDTVTSLQVQPRDAALAVSWEPPDDDGGATITGYDVTVDPAGIERHVEDATAVEIGGLVNGEEQTITVTAVTHRGSGLMASGTGVPSPPPAAPASASAAPGADVGSVHVSWQPPATQTPAALLGYEVERDGEVIASVGPEQLAFDDHDLTPGQPVTYRVRGVNAAGPGAWSEAACTLPFPWFGPPTLTAAICGHT; this is translated from the coding sequence GTGCGATCGTTCAGCAGTCTGGCAGCGCTCGGTGTGGTCCTGGTAGCCACCCTCGCACCCACATCGCCGGCCCCGGACCGCGACACCGAGCCGCCGGAGATCGTCGCCGTCGGCGCCCCGGCGGCGACCACGCTCCGCGCCGGTGAGGTCCTCGAATTCTCCGTCGACGTCCGCGGCGACGCCGACCCCTCCATCGCTGCCGTCTTCGAGGACCCCTACGGGCGCGAATGGACGGCTATCTGGGACTGGACCGATCACTCGGGCGACGTCAGCGAAGGCAGCGCCAAGGTCTACATCGGTCAGCACACCCCACCGGGCCGTTACGAGTTCGTCCGGATCGTGACGTACGACGTCAACGACAACGGCGCGTCGTACCACCGGGACGGGACCGTGACCTACCACCCCTCGGGTGCCAGCGGCTCGCACGGGTTCACGCTCCCTGGCTTCGAGGTCGACAACCCCACGGCGGACACCGAGGCGCCCCAGCTCCACGACGTCACCCTGGCTTCGTCCACGCAGATCGAGGTGGGTGACCTGGTCGCGTTCGAGTGGGACGCGTCCGACGGCGGCGGCGCCGGGTTGGACCGGACCACCTTCACCCTCAGGGACGCGCGGGGCGGCACCGTGTCCGTGTCCGGGCGCGATCCCTCGATGCTCGCCCGCCGTCACTCGACTGAGGTGTGGCGCGCCGGCGAGTACGTCGTCGACAACGTCCAGGTCGTCGATCACGCGTGGAACACGGCCACCTACCACCGCGACGGCACGGTGACGACCGAGCCGGGCGGCGCCACCTCGATGCACGATCTCGACCTCGCGTCCATCTCGATCGAGCTGTCCAACCCGGACGAGGACGTCACCGCCCCGCGCCTCGTGCGGGTCGAACCCCCCTCCGACCGATCCGTGCGGTGGCGCACCCTGGTCGAGTTCACGATCGATGCTGATGACGGCAACGGCCTCGGCCTGTGGTGGGGGGACTTCGAGCTGACCGGTCCGGGTGGCCTGACCCTCACCACGTTCAGGGACTCCGAGGGTCGGTGGCTGGCGTTCCCGTACGACGCCTACCCGCCGGGGCTGTACCGGGTCACGTCCGTGACGCTGGTCGACGGCGCTGACAACCGCGCCACCTACCACACCTCGGGCGCGGTCACCCCAGAGCCTGCGGGTATCGAGGCACCCGCGAACCACGCGATCGATCTCAGCCACGCCGTCATCGCCCTGGGTGTGCCCGACACCGTCACGAGCCTGCAGGTACAGCCGCGTGACGCGGCGCTGGCGGTCTCGTGGGAACCTCCGGACGACGACGGCGGGGCGACGATCACCGGCTACGACGTCACCGTCGACCCTGCGGGGATCGAGCGTCACGTCGAGGACGCGACCGCGGTCGAGATCGGCGGTCTCGTCAACGGCGAGGAGCAGACGATCACCGTGACCGCGGTCACGCACCGAGGCTCGGGCCTCATGGCTTCGGGAACGGGCGTGCCCTCCCCGCCCCCAGCAGCCCCGGCATCCGCATCCGCGGCCCCGGGAGCGGACGTCGGGTCGGTCCACGTCTCCTGGCAGCCGCCCGCCACCCAGACCCCCGCCGCCTTGCTCGGCTACGAGGTCGAACGGGACGGCGAGGTGATCGCCTCCGTCGGACCGGAGCAGCTGGCATTCGACGATCACGACCTGACACCGGGCCAGCCCGTCACCTACCGCGTCCGGGGCGTGAACGCGGCGGGGCCCGGGGCGTGGTCAGAGGCCGCCTGCACGCTCCCGTTCCCGTGGTTCGGACCTCCCACGCTGACCGCCGCGATCTGCGGGCACACCTGA
- a CDS encoding CapA family protein: protein MLGRGINQILPHPGDPTLREGYLKDARGYIELAERINGPIPRPADPTWPWGEAIAELDAADVRVINLETSITRSDDFAPGKAVHYRMHPDNLAGLMVARPDVCVLANNHVLDFGRGGLAETLEVLGDAGLRTAGAGRDLDAARRPAVVPLEGDGRVLVFGIGMASSGIPASWAAGVEVSGVRLVGPSTRTAADVIEDVQQHARAGDVVVASIHWGSNWGYTVPAVHERFARALIDGGVDVVHGHSSHHPRPIEVYRDRLILYGCGDFIDDYEGISGYEDYRDDLRPMYLATLDPGTGALRRLRLVVLQARRMRLEHATDVDRAWLTGTLARISRRYGSRVVRGAEGQPVLDLRSPRSDGGT, encoded by the coding sequence ATGCTGGGACGCGGCATCAACCAGATCCTGCCCCATCCCGGAGACCCCACGCTGCGCGAGGGCTACTTGAAAGACGCCCGCGGCTACATCGAGCTCGCCGAACGCATCAACGGGCCGATCCCGCGCCCCGCCGACCCCACCTGGCCATGGGGGGAGGCGATCGCTGAGCTCGATGCGGCGGACGTGCGGGTGATCAACCTCGAGACCTCCATCACCCGCAGCGACGACTTCGCCCCGGGCAAGGCGGTCCACTACCGCATGCACCCTGACAACCTCGCGGGTCTGATGGTGGCGCGCCCCGACGTGTGCGTGCTCGCCAACAACCACGTCCTGGACTTCGGTCGCGGCGGGCTGGCGGAGACCCTCGAGGTGTTGGGAGATGCCGGGCTGCGGACCGCGGGCGCGGGCCGTGACCTCGACGCGGCACGACGGCCTGCTGTGGTACCGCTCGAGGGCGACGGCCGCGTGCTGGTCTTCGGGATCGGGATGGCGTCCAGCGGCATCCCCGCATCGTGGGCCGCCGGTGTCGAGGTGTCGGGCGTGCGGCTCGTCGGGCCGTCGACCCGGACGGCGGCGGACGTCATCGAGGACGTGCAGCAGCACGCGCGCGCCGGAGACGTCGTCGTGGCCTCGATCCACTGGGGCTCGAACTGGGGCTACACGGTCCCCGCCGTGCACGAGCGGTTCGCTCGGGCGTTGATCGACGGCGGCGTGGACGTGGTGCACGGCCACTCGTCGCACCATCCCCGCCCCATCGAGGTGTACCGCGACCGGCTCATCCTGTACGGCTGCGGGGACTTCATCGACGACTACGAGGGGATCAGCGGCTACGAGGACTACCGCGACGACCTGCGGCCGATGTACCTGGCGACCCTCGACCCGGGCACCGGTGCGCTGAGGCGGCTGCGGCTGGTCGTGCTCCAGGCGCGGCGGATGCGGCTCGAACACGCCACCGACGTGGACCGCGCCTGGCTCACGGGCACCCTCGCGCGGATCAGCCGCCGGTACGGGAGCCGCGTCGTGCGCGGCGCCGAAGGGCAGCCGGTCCTCGACCTGCGATCTCCACGTTCCGATGGTGGCACCTGA
- a CDS encoding penicillin acylase family protein, with translation MLLLHRMGMRTFALIVAAAAAVTTLPAPLVAEEIDGRYRGFGDATGFRNLLPPGQDGVLNAEEQFRWQAGDRGDPRLAHVADQLPIYAALLDASPGLAEADLDTLFKDASFGVAPDDIGEVYAPAGRADVVVIRDASHGVPHIVGDTREGTFFAKGYTTAEDRLFLMDILRHTGRARLSEFVGPTPFNIQTDRDQLAVAPYTEGDLTAQTIPDESAGELGRQIRADGEAYIAGVNAYVAEAQLDPSKLPAEYPALQKVPEPFVLEDIVAIASLVGGIFGGGGGGELRNLCGIDAMADELGAAGARAVFDDLKFADDAEAPVTTPDPFPYMSPETLGEPDPAAVPPIDCASLRPIESSTPSLEDVLDAVESKVPTRVVEGPFGPLVLDFSGASNALLVAGDRTATGTPLAVFGPQTGYFVPQLLTEADVHGPDIDVRGIGFAGIDVYVQIGRGADHAWSATTSRADAKDTFILVLCEPDGGEPTTDSTGHRHDGECLPIEGWNHTQIAVPTAAGAPEDPEDVLLSWRVERSPIYGPLIARGTLEDGTPVAVAVYRSTYFRETQSAPSFHFLNSTSHMARGFEAFREAFGDWNEFSFNWFYVDDEHIGYQSSCRCPRRSPGVDPYLPTWGTGERDWSDFLDKDELPWDLDPDRGWIISWNNRQAPAFWTDDRHFTSGPVHRSQLLQARTDPLVERGGVTLAEAVEVMAEAATTDLRAQELLPLLRRLLGAQPPGDADPRVGQMWDLLVAWDRSGGQRQLGPDGTTYDHASAIVILDAWWPRLIAAVFAAGSADAFTALDIDLHDPPQLHLGSAFNLGAWGQLHKDLRQVLGEPVTDRFHRTYCGGGDLETCRADVWASLAAAIADLEAEFGSGDVEAWQRTWEDDAIVHIPAGITSVPDIPWQNRPTFQQIVQLPAPDPGSPPGVEPAPRPPLPTTGGGLWAAVLGALLLTGALVRSRGPGR, from the coding sequence GTGCTACTCCTGCACCGGATGGGGATGCGGACCTTCGCGCTGATCGTCGCCGCCGCGGCGGCGGTGACCACGCTTCCCGCTCCTCTCGTGGCCGAGGAGATCGACGGTCGGTACCGGGGATTCGGCGATGCCACCGGCTTCCGCAACCTGCTCCCTCCGGGACAGGACGGCGTGCTGAACGCGGAGGAGCAGTTCCGCTGGCAAGCCGGGGACCGTGGCGACCCCCGGCTTGCGCACGTCGCCGATCAGCTGCCGATCTACGCCGCCCTGCTCGACGCCTCCCCCGGGCTGGCGGAGGCGGACCTCGACACGCTCTTCAAGGACGCGTCGTTCGGCGTGGCTCCCGACGACATCGGCGAGGTCTACGCGCCGGCGGGGCGTGCGGACGTGGTCGTGATCCGCGACGCGAGCCACGGTGTGCCGCACATCGTCGGCGACACGCGCGAGGGCACGTTCTTCGCCAAGGGCTACACCACCGCCGAGGACCGGCTGTTCCTGATGGACATCCTGCGGCACACCGGCCGAGCACGGCTCTCGGAGTTCGTCGGCCCGACGCCGTTCAACATCCAGACCGATCGCGACCAGCTCGCGGTCGCCCCCTACACCGAGGGAGACCTGACCGCCCAGACCATCCCCGACGAGTCGGCGGGCGAGCTCGGACGCCAGATCCGCGCCGACGGGGAGGCCTACATCGCGGGCGTGAACGCCTACGTCGCCGAGGCGCAGCTCGACCCGAGCAAATTGCCGGCCGAGTACCCCGCGCTGCAGAAGGTGCCGGAGCCGTTCGTCCTCGAGGACATCGTCGCGATCGCCTCGCTCGTGGGCGGCATCTTCGGCGGAGGAGGCGGTGGCGAGCTGCGCAACCTGTGCGGCATCGACGCCATGGCCGACGAGCTCGGGGCCGCCGGAGCCCGGGCCGTGTTCGACGACCTCAAGTTCGCCGACGACGCCGAGGCACCCGTCACCACCCCCGACCCGTTCCCGTACATGTCACCGGAGACGCTCGGTGAGCCGGACCCCGCAGCCGTCCCACCGATCGACTGCGCCTCGCTCCGACCGATCGAGTCGAGTACACCGAGCCTCGAAGACGTGCTCGACGCGGTGGAGTCCAAGGTCCCGACCCGGGTCGTGGAAGGCCCGTTCGGGCCGCTCGTCCTCGACTTCAGCGGGGCGAGCAACGCGCTGCTGGTCGCGGGCGACCGCACCGCGACCGGTACCCCGCTCGCCGTCTTCGGGCCGCAGACCGGCTACTTCGTCCCCCAGCTGCTGACCGAGGCCGACGTGCACGGCCCCGACATCGACGTGCGCGGGATCGGGTTCGCCGGCATCGACGTCTACGTGCAGATCGGCCGCGGCGCCGACCACGCGTGGTCGGCCACCACCTCCAGGGCGGACGCCAAGGACACCTTCATCCTCGTCCTGTGCGAGCCGGACGGAGGCGAGCCGACGACCGACTCGACGGGTCACCGCCACGACGGCGAGTGCCTCCCGATCGAGGGCTGGAACCACACCCAGATCGCCGTGCCGACCGCAGCGGGAGCACCCGAGGACCCTGAGGACGTGCTGCTGTCCTGGCGGGTCGAACGCTCACCCATCTACGGCCCCCTCATCGCCCGCGGCACGCTCGAGGACGGCACCCCGGTCGCAGTGGCGGTGTACCGCTCGACCTACTTCCGCGAGACCCAGTCCGCCCCGTCGTTCCACTTCCTCAACTCGACCTCGCACATGGCCCGCGGGTTCGAAGCGTTCCGCGAGGCGTTCGGCGACTGGAACGAGTTCAGCTTCAACTGGTTCTACGTCGACGACGAGCACATCGGCTACCAGTCCTCGTGCCGCTGCCCGCGCCGGTCGCCCGGCGTGGATCCCTACCTGCCGACGTGGGGCACCGGCGAGCGCGACTGGAGCGACTTCCTGGACAAGGACGAGCTGCCGTGGGACCTCGACCCCGACCGCGGCTGGATCATCTCCTGGAACAACCGTCAGGCTCCCGCCTTCTGGACCGACGACCGCCACTTCACGAGCGGGCCCGTCCACCGCAGCCAGCTGCTGCAGGCCCGCACCGACCCGCTCGTCGAGCGAGGAGGGGTCACCCTCGCCGAGGCGGTCGAGGTGATGGCGGAGGCGGCGACGACGGACCTGCGTGCGCAGGAGCTGCTGCCGCTCCTGCGCCGCCTCCTCGGAGCCCAACCGCCGGGCGACGCGGACCCTCGAGTGGGGCAGATGTGGGACCTGCTCGTGGCCTGGGACCGATCCGGTGGGCAGCGCCAGCTCGGCCCGGATGGGACCACCTACGACCACGCCTCCGCCATCGTGATCCTGGACGCGTGGTGGCCGCGACTGATCGCGGCCGTATTCGCCGCCGGGTCCGCCGATGCGTTCACCGCGCTCGACATCGACCTGCACGACCCGCCCCAGCTGCACCTCGGGTCGGCGTTCAACCTCGGGGCGTGGGGACAGCTGCACAAGGACCTGCGCCAGGTCCTTGGTGAACCGGTGACCGACCGGTTCCACCGCACCTACTGCGGGGGCGGTGACCTCGAGACGTGCCGAGCCGACGTCTGGGCCTCACTCGCAGCGGCGATCGCCGACCTCGAGGCGGAGTTCGGCAGCGGCGACGTTGAGGCGTGGCAGCGCACGTGGGAGGACGACGCCATCGTCCACATCCCGGCGGGCATCACCTCGGTGCCCGACATCCCGTGGCAGAACCGACCCACGTTCCAGCAGATCGTCCAGCTTCCCGCCCCGGACCCCGGATCTCCTCCTGGGGTCGAGCCAGCGCCCCGACCCCCGCTACCGACGACCGGTGGCGGGCTCTGGGCGGCGGTGCTCGGGGCGCTGCTGCTGACGGGTGCGCTGGTCAGGTCGCGGGGGCCGGGGCGGTGA
- a CDS encoding RNA methyltransferase translates to MTTPIRIDDPADPRLDDYRTLRDPELRKRYENKVGVFIAEGPNVVAELLRSDYGTRSVLVSDKRYQRLDLDGLAAPVYLADQDLIEEVVAFPLHQGAVAVGNRRPLPSPDEVLDGARTVVALEEMNDPENMGVLFRSVRALGGDAVLLGPRCSDPLYRRCVRVSMGHVLHVPFTETEDLLGTLADLVTVALVTDGDVELEELAAARPERLALVVGAEGAGLSQQIQRGVDVRVRIAMSSRVDSLNVSVATAIALHRLR, encoded by the coding sequence GTGACCACCCCGATCCGCATCGACGATCCCGCCGACCCGCGGCTGGACGACTACCGCACGCTGCGGGATCCCGAGCTGCGCAAGCGCTACGAGAACAAGGTCGGCGTGTTCATCGCTGAGGGCCCCAACGTCGTCGCCGAGCTGCTCCGGTCAGACTACGGGACGCGGTCGGTGCTCGTCTCGGACAAGCGCTACCAGCGCCTCGACCTCGATGGGCTAGCCGCCCCCGTCTACCTCGCCGACCAGGACCTGATCGAGGAGGTGGTCGCCTTCCCCCTGCACCAGGGCGCCGTCGCCGTCGGGAACCGTCGACCGCTGCCCTCCCCGGACGAGGTCCTGGACGGGGCTCGGACGGTGGTCGCGCTCGAGGAGATGAACGACCCCGAGAACATGGGGGTGCTGTTCCGCAGCGTCCGTGCGCTGGGCGGCGACGCCGTGCTGCTCGGCCCCCGTTGCTCCGATCCGCTCTACCGACGCTGCGTCCGGGTGTCGATGGGGCACGTGCTGCACGTGCCGTTCACGGAGACGGAGGACCTGCTCGGCACGCTCGCGGATCTCGTGACCGTCGCGCTCGTCACCGACGGCGACGTCGAACTCGAGGAGCTCGCCGCCGCCCGACCCGAACGCCTCGCCCTCGTCGTGGGCGCCGAGGGAGCCGGACTCAGCCAGCAGATCCAGCGCGGCGTCGACGTCCGCGTCCGCATCGCGATGTCGTCGCGCGTCGACTCCCTGAACGTCTCGGTCGCCACGGCGATCGCGCTGCACCGGCTGCGGTGA
- a CDS encoding diacylglycerol kinase, translating into MTLRVVQWSTGNVGRNALVGIDARPDLALVGVWVSSDAKAGKDAGELAGLDRELGVAATTDAEALLGLEPDCVVYTAMADDRLPEAIDDLARILRSGANVVSSAPVFLQFPEDVAPPELIAPVKEAALEGGASLFVNGIDPGFANDALPLAITGISERIDQVRCLEILNYDTYDQGKVLFEIMGFGKPLDETPLLLYPGVLTLAWGSVVRQIAAGLDVELDEVEEWYERRPATATIEVAAGTVEEGTAAGLHFEVRGKKDGRDVVVLEHVTRLHNDLAPEWPQPTGQGCYRVVVTGQPNYTVDLQLLGEDGDHNTAGLKATAMRLVNAIPAVVAAEPGLVTALDLPQVTGRGLVS; encoded by the coding sequence GTGACCCTCCGTGTCGTGCAGTGGAGTACCGGCAACGTCGGCCGCAACGCCCTCGTGGGCATCGACGCCCGGCCCGACCTCGCGCTCGTCGGTGTGTGGGTGTCCTCCGATGCAAAGGCCGGCAAGGACGCCGGCGAACTCGCGGGCCTCGACCGCGAACTCGGCGTGGCCGCGACGACCGACGCCGAAGCGCTGCTGGGTCTCGAACCGGACTGCGTTGTCTACACCGCGATGGCGGACGACCGGCTTCCCGAGGCGATCGACGACCTCGCCCGGATCCTGCGCAGCGGCGCCAACGTCGTGTCCAGCGCGCCGGTGTTCCTGCAGTTCCCCGAGGACGTCGCTCCACCCGAGCTGATCGCCCCGGTCAAGGAGGCGGCGCTCGAGGGCGGCGCGTCGCTGTTCGTCAACGGCATCGATCCCGGCTTCGCCAACGACGCGTTGCCGCTGGCCATCACCGGCATCAGTGAGCGCATCGACCAGGTGCGCTGCCTCGAGATCCTCAACTACGACACCTACGACCAGGGCAAGGTCCTGTTCGAGATCATGGGCTTCGGCAAGCCGCTCGACGAGACCCCCCTGCTGCTCTACCCCGGCGTGCTGACCCTCGCCTGGGGCAGTGTCGTCCGTCAGATCGCAGCCGGGCTCGACGTCGAACTCGACGAGGTCGAGGAGTGGTACGAGCGCCGACCCGCCACCGCCACTATCGAGGTCGCCGCGGGCACGGTCGAGGAGGGCACCGCGGCCGGACTGCACTTCGAGGTCCGCGGCAAGAAGGACGGTCGCGACGTCGTCGTGCTCGAGCACGTCACCCGGCTCCACAACGATCTTGCCCCCGAGTGGCCCCAGCCCACCGGCCAGGGCTGCTACCGCGTGGTCGTGACCGGCCAACCCAACTACACCGTGGACCTGCAGCTCCTCGGCGAGGACGGCGACCACAACACCGCGGGTCTCAAGGCGACGGCGATGCGCCTGGTGAACGCCATCCCTGCGGTCGTGGCGGCGGAGCCGGGGCTCGTGACGGCGCTCGACCTGCCGCAGGTGACGGGGCGCGGTCTGGTCAGCTGA
- a CDS encoding ribonuclease HII, with amino-acid sequence MALPASNRRTTTSRGRRLPLVPGIKHEQLWWAEGAVVAGVDEVGRGAWAGPVTYAAVVLPAARRMYKLRDSKALDPQRRQELCTRLHGFAEAIGIGHASNGEIDELGMSDAIRLAARRAVDALELRPDVLLIDGNWDFLAGYGTTNERIVHGDAYSASIAAASIVAKVTRDTLMADQDPTFPVYEFASNKGYPSPPHQQALRRHGACVLHRHSWAPIRALDQLELWDEEQWDAWEVASEADADIEIS; translated from the coding sequence ATGGCCCTGCCCGCGAGCAACCGACGTACGACCACGAGCCGTGGTCGTCGCCTTCCCCTGGTCCCGGGGATCAAGCACGAGCAGCTCTGGTGGGCCGAGGGAGCGGTCGTCGCGGGTGTGGACGAGGTGGGACGCGGGGCGTGGGCGGGGCCGGTGACCTACGCCGCGGTGGTGCTGCCGGCCGCGCGACGCATGTACAAGCTCCGGGACAGTAAGGCGCTCGACCCGCAACGTCGGCAGGAGCTGTGCACGCGCCTCCACGGCTTCGCCGAGGCCATCGGCATCGGTCACGCCTCCAACGGCGAGATCGACGAGCTGGGCATGAGCGATGCCATCCGGCTCGCCGCTCGACGCGCTGTCGATGCGCTCGAGCTGCGCCCCGACGTGCTGCTCATCGACGGCAACTGGGACTTCCTGGCGGGCTACGGCACCACCAACGAACGCATCGTCCACGGCGACGCCTACTCGGCCTCGATCGCGGCGGCGTCGATCGTGGCGAAGGTGACCCGCGACACGCTGATGGCGGATCAGGACCCGACGTTTCCCGTCTACGAGTTCGCGTCGAACAAGGGCTACCCCTCGCCGCCGCACCAGCAAGCCCTCCGCCGGCACGGTGCCTGCGTGCTGCACCGCCACAGCTGGGCGCCGATCCGCGCCCTGGACCAGCTCGAGCTGTGGGACGAGGAGCAGTGGGACGCCTGGGAGGTCGCGTCCGAGGCGGACGCCGACATCGAGATCAGCTGA